The following coding sequences are from one Neodiprion lecontei isolate iyNeoLeco1 chromosome 7, iyNeoLeco1.1, whole genome shotgun sequence window:
- the LOC124295547 gene encoding tigger transposable element-derived protein 6-like, with protein MANPAGGRKRKAISLQKKLEILEEVHDNPQEPKISVAKRLGLPYSTLMTIIANSADIRSSTSKAGPLGEKRTRTQEGRFSDLDKALLTWFQQKRAANIPVSGPMLQEQALIFAKKLNVTADFKASAGWVFKFKKRCGITGRSVCGEANSVDEATVEQWKNIDLPRIIKNYDLRDIYNTDDETGLFFNLLPSKTLAEKGDPCHGGKQSKQRLTVLLTANADGSDKLRPLVIGKSQKPRCFKGVKSFPTEYAANKKAWMTGALFESQLDKLNNRMRREKRKVLLLLDNCAAHPPALRFSNIELAFFPANCTSHLQPLDLGIIAALKAKYHKMLVQRAVAALDAGETMPNLHVLQAMQLTGIAWNQVQSDTIAKCFQNAGVVKANDLDASSNEENELEGFEEPGDWAQVCAGLQFEDFVHYDEDLSTRVVQDDDDIVTEILAQDSDGDSDEIDETVKEVPVKFCEALSALEITKRYIMSKVIDGKGMQLVSDYERFMYECSLAEKKQATIDSFFKPK; from the exons ATGGCAAATCCAGCAGGggggaggaaaagaaaagcaaTATCGCTGCAGAAGAAGCTGGAAATTTTAGAGGAAGTACATGATAACCCACAAGAACCGAAGATCAGTGTTGCAAAGCGGCTCGGTCTTCCATATTCAACACTGATGACAATTATCGCCAATTCGGCAGACATTAGGTCAAGTACGTCTAAGGCAGGACCTTTAGGCGAGAAAAGAACACGAACTCAAGAGGGCCGATTTTCAGACTTGGACAAAGCATTGCTCACATGGTTCCAACAAAAACGGGCCGCGAACATACCCGTTAGTGGTCCAATGCTGCAAGAGCAAGctttaatttttgcaaaaaaattaaatgtaacTGCTGACTTCAAAGCATCGGCTGGCTGGgtgttcaaatttaaaaaacgttGCGGCATAACCGGCAGAAGTGTTTGCGGGGAAGCTAACAGTGTCGACGAGGCTACTGTAGAGCAGTGGAAGAACATCGATTTGCCTCGAATCATAAAGAACTACGATCTCCGAGATATTTACAACACCGATGATGAGACAGGTCTGTTTTTCAATCTCCTACCATCTAAAACATTGGCTGAAAAAGGAGACCCCTGTCACGGAGGGAAACAGAGTAAACAGAGACTGACGGTGCTTCTAACAGCGAATGCAGATGGCTCCGATAAACTTCGTCCCTTGGTCATCGGGAAATCACAGAAGCCGCGTTGTTTTAAAGGCGTAAAAAGCTTTCCTACAGAGTACGCAGCAAACAAAAAAGCATGGATGACTGGAGCATTATTTGAGTCGCAGTTAGATAAGCTGAATAACAGAATGCGTCGTGAGAAGAGGAAAGTCTTGTTGTTGCTTGACAACTGTGCCGCTCACCCCCCGGCACTCCGTTTTAGCAACATTGAACTGGCTTTTTTTCCGGCCAACTGTACAAGCCATCTGCAGCCCCTGGATTTAGGAATCATCGCTGCTTTGAAGGCCAAATACCACAAGATGCTGGTACAGCGGGCAGTCGCGGCACTCGACGCGGGAGAAACGATGCCGAACTTGCATGTTCTGCAG GCAATGCAACTGACCGGTATTGCATGGAACCAAGTACAGTCTGACACCATTGCCAAGTGCTTTCAAAATGCAGGAGTCGTAAAGGCGAATGATCTCGATGCCTCTTCTAACGAAGAGAATGAGCTTGAGGGTTTCGAAGAGCCCGGAGATTGGGCACAAGTGTGTGCTGGGCTTCAGTTCGAGGATTTCGTTCATTACGATGAAGACTTGAGTACACGCGTGGTACAGGATGACGATGACATTGTAACTGAAATTCTTGCACAAGACTCAGACGGGGATTCGGACGAAATAGACGAAACTGTCAAAGAAGTCCCGGTGAAATTTTGTGAAGCTTTGTCGGCACTGGAAATTACAAAGCGATATATAATGTCCAAGGTTATCGATGGTAAAGGCATGCAACTCGTCAGTGACTACGAACGTTTCATGTACGAGTGCTCGTTGGCAGAAAAGAAACAAGCCACCATTGACAGCTTCTTCAAACCTAAATAA